From a region of the Lactuca sativa cultivar Salinas chromosome 4, Lsat_Salinas_v11, whole genome shotgun sequence genome:
- the LOC111917448 gene encoding probable serine/threonine protein kinase IREH1: protein MKTSYDCENPKELDDRRQELPMGILKQLHTRMLFILTRCTRLLQFHKESRLAEDELVLQLRQSLHSADKRIPPRPSKPPSSSSSRKYFSQEQHGMLEPKKEKPILKAHPSMSCRTHFGPKSDQGMTTSSVGSMTPWSPLMTPKTSQIDLLLAGKGAYSEHDDLPQMNELADIARCAGNTPLDDDRSLSYLLMCLDDLRVVIDRRKFDALTVETFGARIENLIR, encoded by the exons ATGAAG ACATCATATGATTGTGAGAACCCTAAGGAACTGGACGACAGGCGCCAAGAGCTCCCCATGGGTATCTTGAAACAGCTTCACACCCGAATGCTCTTCATACTCACAAGATGTACAAGGCTCCTGCAGTTCCATAAAGAAAGCAGATTGGCTGAAGATGAACTTGTTCTTCAACTCCGTCAATCCCTTCATTCAGCAGATAAACGTATTCCTCCAAGACCCTCaaaaccaccatcatcatcatcatcaagaaaATATTTCAGTCAGGAACAACACGGGATGCTGGAACCCAAGAAAGAAAAACCCATACTTAAAGCTCACCCCTCCATGTCATGTAGGACCCACTTTGGTCCTAAATCTGACCAAGGAATGACCACATCATCTGTTGGCAGCATGACTCCTTGGTCGCCATTGATGACACCAAAAACCAGCCAGATAGACTTGTTATTGGCAGGGAAGGGTGCCTATTCTGAACATGATGACCTTCCACAG ATGAATGAGCTTGCTGATATTGCTCGATGTGCTGGCAATACGCCATTGGATGATGACCGATCTTTGTCGTATCTGCTGATGTGTCTTGATGACTTAAGAGTCGTGATCGACCGGAGAAAGTTTGATGCCCTGACCGTCGAGACATTTGGAGCACGCATAGAGAACCTTATTCGGTGA